Proteins from a genomic interval of Coleofasciculaceae cyanobacterium:
- a CDS encoding PP2C family serine/threonine-protein phosphatase yields the protein MNSKAIARSAIGTSHTKQQMPCQDYGDYKIINDAIIGVVADGAGSAKHSNIGAKLAVDTVLKTFTAQDIATITELYGSHSVKETERTNSAWKPWNLLGKSEKNSNAAVTIAQSPTELKANQFFSKIVKQVVPALSTQAESNNYSIDDLACTLLIVVATFEGIAAMQIGDGFITVRYPEQDPQLLFPPDKGEYINETTFVTSSNALKDMKVAVQPGQPEFVCASTDGLERLAIRMSDWTPFTPFFQPLEQYLRETNNLEESDEYLLSFLNSDRLNARTDDDKTLFLCLYDSSSNPPQ from the coding sequence ATGAACTCGAAAGCGATCGCTCGTTCGGCAATTGGAACGAGTCATACTAAGCAGCAGATGCCCTGTCAGGATTATGGCGATTATAAAATTATTAATGATGCAATTATCGGTGTCGTAGCAGATGGGGCTGGTAGTGCTAAACATAGCAATATTGGTGCAAAGTTAGCTGTGGATACGGTTTTAAAGACGTTCACAGCTCAAGATATCGCTACTATTACCGAATTGTACGGTTCTCATAGCGTTAAGGAAACGGAAAGAACAAACTCAGCCTGGAAGCCTTGGAATTTATTAGGCAAGAGTGAGAAAAATAGCAATGCCGCTGTTACTATTGCTCAATCTCCTACTGAATTAAAGGCTAATCAGTTTTTTAGCAAAATTGTTAAGCAAGTAGTACCTGCTTTATCAACCCAAGCGGAAAGCAATAATTATTCTATTGACGATTTAGCCTGTACTTTGCTAATTGTTGTGGCAACTTTTGAAGGAATAGCTGCAATGCAGATTGGCGATGGCTTTATTACTGTCCGTTATCCCGAACAAGATCCACAACTACTTTTTCCTCCCGATAAAGGGGAATACATCAACGAAACTACTTTTGTTACTTCGAGTAATGCTTTAAAAGATATGAAAGTAGCGGTACAGCCTGGACAGCCAGAATTTGTCTGTGCTTCCACTGATGGGCTAGAAAGATTAGCAATTCGCATGAGTGACTGGACACCTTTTACTCCTTTCTTTCAACCACTAGAACAATATCTACGGGAAACCAACAACTTGGAAGAGTCAGACGAATACTTGTTGAGTTTCCTAAATTCAGACAGGCTAAACGCCCGCACCGACGACGATAAAACCTTGTTTTTGTGTTTATATGATAGTTCTTCTAACCCGCCACAGTAA
- a CDS encoding Uma2 family endonuclease, which translates to MNTYTLNLKPLANRITVEHFEQLCQLNPDLKLETNDRGELLIMPPTGYETGMNNAGLIAQFWNWNRKYKLGVVCDSSTGFILANGAIRSPDVSWIAKERVNRLTREEKTKFLSLAPDFVLELMSPSDRLETIQAKMKEYQDNGVKLGWLINSQQQQVEIYRLGQSTEILNKPLTMSGENILIELVIELDFIWE; encoded by the coding sequence ATGAATACCTACACTCTTAATTTGAAACCTTTAGCTAATCGCATTACTGTTGAACACTTTGAACAGTTATGTCAGCTTAATCCTGACTTAAAACTAGAAACAAATGATCGAGGAGAGTTACTCATTATGCCTCCCACTGGCTATGAGACAGGAATGAACAACGCTGGATTGATCGCCCAATTTTGGAATTGGAATCGAAAATATAAGCTAGGTGTGGTGTGTGATTCTTCTACAGGTTTTATTTTAGCCAATGGTGCAATTCGATCGCCTGACGTAAGCTGGATAGCTAAGGAAAGAGTTAATCGTTTGACGAGAGAAGAGAAAACGAAGTTTTTATCTCTAGCGCCAGACTTTGTTTTAGAGTTGATGTCACCAAGTGATCGCCTGGAAACGATTCAGGCTAAGATGAAAGAGTATCAAGATAACGGTGTTAAATTAGGCTGGTTAATCAATTCTCAACAGCAACAAGTAGAAATATATCGCTTGGGACAATCTACCGAAATATTAAACAAACCTCTTACTATGTCAGGAGAAAATATATTAATTGAATTAGTAATTGAGTTAGATTTTATTTGGGAATAG
- a CDS encoding ATP-binding protein — MSVSEIEWQHLGAELVFTQDIAGNYLSFWWAKAEEHGLDSDRYNTHLSSQVFAPVDSLAYLEKIRRAIKRRLPEQCYCLFQSGATSYSFELVISPILPLKGEPQAVLVIGHLLEEAEMFSFAENEAPAAIYSYQKLLSEVVHQIRRSLDLATIYQQTVDNVGLTFAASRCLIFLANYDNITRLSVEAEYYHAKYDSTTKYQVDWHNELHLQQALESSYPLAVDFIEQDVLQRKSILVMSTNCQSENNILICLQQCDRYRHWTTAEMEMLREIAEQVEAAVSLAKLYREVEQASIQAEEANRLKSDFLANTSHELRTPLNGIIGFLKLLLEGMADNAEEQREFIEEAYKSSIHLLNLINDILDIAKIEAGKMELELTEIELDELFHNVDNLIHTQAEQKGLNFQLKYPATLTPVTLYGNYQRLLQVMLNLVGNGIKFTQEGGIIISAEVNNKKIKCQGVEFPGMVKISVADTGIGVSLEKQNKLFENFYQVDGSRTKSYAGTGLGLAISQKLVEAMGGSISFYSMGEGLGSTVTFTVPLTHLPVINTAQSEGANTNISNQ, encoded by the coding sequence ATGTCGGTCAGCGAGATTGAATGGCAGCATTTGGGAGCAGAATTAGTTTTTACTCAGGATATTGCTGGCAATTATCTTTCTTTTTGGTGGGCAAAAGCTGAGGAACACGGATTAGATAGCGATCGCTATAATACTCATTTAAGTAGCCAAGTTTTTGCCCCCGTTGATTCTTTAGCTTATTTAGAAAAAATTCGCCGTGCCATTAAACGTCGCTTACCAGAACAATGCTACTGTCTGTTTCAATCTGGCGCAACCTCCTATTCTTTTGAGCTAGTTATTAGCCCCATACTACCCCTAAAAGGAGAACCTCAGGCTGTTTTAGTTATCGGACATTTGTTAGAAGAAGCAGAAATGTTTTCTTTTGCTGAGAATGAAGCACCAGCAGCAATTTATAGCTATCAAAAATTATTGAGTGAGGTCGTTCACCAGATCCGCCGTAGTCTTGATTTAGCAACCATTTATCAACAAACAGTTGATAATGTTGGTTTAACTTTTGCTGCTAGTCGCTGTCTAATTTTTTTGGCAAATTATGACAATATTACTAGACTATCGGTAGAAGCAGAATATTATCATGCCAAATATGATTCGACTACTAAATATCAGGTTGACTGGCACAATGAGCTTCATTTACAACAGGCGTTGGAATCAAGTTATCCCTTGGCGGTAGACTTTATTGAACAAGATGTTCTCCAACGCAAGTCTATTTTGGTTATGTCGACCAATTGCCAGAGTGAAAATAATATTTTAATTTGTTTACAACAGTGCGATCGCTATCGCCATTGGACAACGGCAGAAATGGAAATGCTGCGGGAAATTGCCGAACAGGTAGAGGCAGCCGTATCCTTAGCCAAGCTCTATCGTGAAGTCGAGCAGGCAAGTATTCAAGCTGAAGAAGCAAACCGCCTTAAAAGTGATTTTCTGGCTAATACCTCTCATGAATTGCGTACTCCCCTAAACGGTATTATTGGCTTTCTCAAGCTGTTGCTCGAAGGCATGGCGGATAATGCCGAAGAACAACGAGAATTTATTGAAGAAGCCTATAAATCTTCCATTCATTTGCTTAATTTGATCAATGACATTTTAGATATTGCCAAGATTGAAGCTGGCAAAATGGAATTAGAGTTAACCGAAATCGAACTAGATGAACTATTTCATAATGTAGATAATTTAATTCATACTCAAGCAGAACAAAAAGGCCTTAATTTTCAGCTCAAATATCCGGCAACTCTTACTCCTGTAACGCTCTATGGCAATTATCAACGCCTGCTTCAGGTAATGTTAAACCTGGTTGGCAATGGCATCAAATTTACCCAAGAAGGAGGCATTATAATTAGTGCCGAAGTGAATAATAAGAAAATAAAATGTCAAGGTGTAGAATTTCCAGGAATGGTTAAAATCAGCGTTGCCGATACAGGAATAGGAGTTTCTCTGGAAAAACAAAATAAACTGTTTGAAAACTTTTATCAAGTTGATGGCTCACGCACTAAATCCTATGCTGGCACTGGTTTGGGCTTGGCTATTTCTCAAAAGCTAGTCGAGGCGATGGGAGGAAGCATTTCTTTTTATAGTATGGGAGAAGGTTTGGGTTCGACAGTTACTTTCACCGTACCTCTGACTCATCTACCCGTAATTAATACGGCTCAGAGTGAAGGAGCAAATACAAATATTAGTAATCAATAA
- the egtC gene encoding ergothioneine biosynthesis protein EgtC, which produces MCRLLGYLGSSIQLDRILIQPQHSLIIQSYKPQEMTAGLLNADGFGIAWYGLEPENLPYFYKNILPIWNDANLPQLARYIKSPCFLGYVRSATSSLSVDMINCQPFSHQNLVFIHNGFIDDFRQTLYRPIRNELNDFAYQRIEGTTDSEHIFALIVDELETNNGISLQQALSNTITRLTHLAQSDKTNFSANIVLSNGRELAACRYSNRATSPTLYYIKDNSLDSDAVIIASEPMFEGNWIACPEKSLIGVGENLEVSLNSIS; this is translated from the coding sequence ATGTGTCGATTATTAGGCTACCTGGGTTCTTCCATTCAACTAGACCGTATACTAATCCAACCACAACACTCTTTAATTATTCAAAGTTATAAGCCTCAGGAAATGACCGCAGGATTGTTAAATGCTGATGGCTTTGGAATTGCTTGGTACGGTTTAGAGCCAGAAAATCTCCCCTACTTTTACAAAAATATTTTACCGATCTGGAATGATGCCAATTTACCCCAGCTAGCACGATATATTAAATCCCCGTGTTTTTTAGGATATGTGCGCAGTGCAACTTCCAGTCTTTCGGTAGATATGATCAACTGTCAACCATTTTCACATCAGAATTTAGTATTTATTCACAATGGTTTTATTGATGACTTTCGCCAAACTCTTTATCGGCCAATTCGCAATGAGTTAAATGATTTTGCTTATCAACGTATCGAGGGTACTACCGACTCAGAGCATATTTTTGCCTTGATTGTTGATGAACTGGAAACTAACAACGGTATTAGTCTACAGCAAGCTCTAAGCAATACTATTACCCGTTTAACACACCTAGCGCAATCGGACAAAACCAATTTTTCTGCCAATATTGTTTTGAGCAATGGTCGGGAATTAGCTGCCTGTCGCTATTCTAACCGTGCAACCAGCCCTACTTTATACTATATAAAAGATAATTCTCTTGATTCTGATGCAGTAATTATCGCCTCAGAACCGATGTTTGAGGGTAACTGGATTGCTTGTCCAGAAAAAAGTCTTATTGGTGTAGGAGAAAACCTTGAAGTTAGCCTCAATTCAATTTCGTAG
- the lepA gene encoding translation elongation factor 4: MTDVPVSRIRNFSIIAHIDHGKSTLADRMLQSTGTVAQRQMKEQFLDNMDLERERGITIKLQAARMNYTAKDGQKYVLNLIDTPGHVDFSYEVSRSLAACEGALLVVDASQGVEAQTLANVYLALENDLEIIPVLNKIDLPGAEPERVAQEIEDVVGLDCTDIIQASAKIGLGVDDILEAIVQLVPPPQNTIDEPLRALIFDSYYDAYRGVVVYFRVMDGTVKKGDNVRLMASGKEYVIDELGVLSPTQVEVDELHAGEVGYFAAAIKAVEDARVGDTITLVDTPALKPLPGYTEAKPMVFCGLFPIDSDQYSDLREALEKLKLNDAALSYEPETSSAMGFGFRCGFLGLLHMEIVQERLEREYNLELITTAPSVIYRVTTIEGEVMEIDNPSLLPDPQQREKIEEPYIKVEIITPENYVGTLMDLCQTRRGVFKDMKYFTQNRTCLIYELPLAEVVTDFFDQMKSRTKGYASMEYQMLGYRADHLVKLDILVNKDPVDALSTIVHRDKAYYVGRALTEKLKELIPRHQFKVPIQAAIGAKVIASEHIPALRKDVLAKCYGGDISRKKKLLQKQAKGKKRMKAIGTVDVPQEAFMAVLKLGKE; this comes from the coding sequence ATGACTGACGTTCCCGTCTCTCGCATCCGTAACTTCTCAATCATTGCTCATATCGATCATGGTAAATCTACCCTGGCAGATCGAATGCTGCAATCTACTGGCACCGTTGCCCAGAGGCAGATGAAAGAACAATTCCTCGACAACATGGATTTGGAGCGAGAACGAGGAATTACCATCAAGCTACAGGCAGCTAGAATGAACTACACTGCCAAAGATGGGCAAAAATATGTTTTAAATCTAATTGATACTCCTGGTCACGTAGATTTTTCTTATGAAGTATCGCGCTCTCTAGCTGCTTGCGAAGGCGCATTATTAGTAGTAGATGCTTCTCAAGGAGTTGAAGCACAAACTTTAGCTAATGTTTATTTAGCATTAGAAAACGATCTAGAAATTATTCCCGTACTCAACAAAATTGATTTACCAGGAGCTGAGCCCGAGCGCGTTGCTCAAGAAATTGAGGATGTAGTAGGTTTAGACTGTACTGATATTATTCAGGCTTCAGCTAAGATTGGTTTGGGAGTTGACGATATTTTAGAAGCGATCGTGCAGCTAGTACCACCGCCCCAAAACACTATAGACGAACCTCTACGTGCGCTGATTTTTGATAGCTATTACGATGCCTATCGTGGAGTAGTTGTTTATTTTCGGGTTATGGATGGCACGGTTAAAAAAGGCGATAACGTACGTCTGATGGCATCGGGGAAAGAATACGTTATTGATGAACTTGGAGTTCTTTCCCCAACTCAGGTGGAAGTTGATGAACTTCATGCAGGGGAAGTAGGTTATTTTGCTGCTGCGATTAAAGCTGTAGAAGATGCCCGTGTCGGCGACACTATTACTTTAGTAGATACTCCTGCACTAAAGCCTTTGCCTGGATACACCGAAGCTAAGCCGATGGTTTTTTGTGGTTTGTTTCCCATAGACTCGGATCAATATTCTGACCTCAGAGAAGCCTTAGAAAAACTGAAGCTTAACGATGCTGCTCTTTCCTATGAACCCGAAACCTCAAGCGCCATGGGTTTTGGCTTTCGTTGTGGATTTTTAGGGCTGCTGCACATGGAAATTGTCCAAGAAAGACTAGAACGAGAATATAACCTCGAACTTATTACTACCGCACCTTCGGTCATCTATCGTGTTACCACCATAGAAGGGGAAGTAATGGAAATCGATAACCCTAGTCTTTTACCCGATCCTCAACAGCGCGAGAAGATTGAAGAGCCTTATATTAAGGTAGAAATTATTACCCCCGAAAACTACGTCGGTACCTTAATGGACTTGTGCCAGACTAGACGGGGAGTTTTTAAGGACATGAAGTATTTTACGCAAAACCGTACTTGTTTGATTTACGAACTTCCTCTAGCCGAAGTAGTTACCGACTTTTTTGACCAGATGAAGTCCCGTACTAAAGGTTATGCCAGTATGGAATACCAAATGTTAGGCTATCGTGCGGATCATTTAGTCAAGTTAGACATTCTCGTAAACAAAGATCCCGTAGACGCGCTTTCAACTATTGTGCATCGAGACAAGGCTTATTATGTTGGTCGAGCATTAACTGAAAAGCTCAAAGAATTAATTCCCCGCCATCAGTTTAAAGTGCCAATTCAAGCTGCTATTGGGGCAAAAGTTATCGCTAGTGAACACATTCCTGCCTTACGTAAAGATGTTTTGGCTAAATGTTACGGTGGTGACATTTCTCGTAAGAAAAAACTACTGCAAAAACAAGCCAAGGGGAAAAAACGGATGAAAGCCATTGGTACAGTAGATGTTCCTCAAGAAGCATTTATGGCAGTGTTGAAATTGGGCAAAGAGTAA
- a CDS encoding VWA domain-containing protein, giving the protein MPIGLPEFVENPEPRCPVILLCDTSGSMQGEPINALNTGLAAFQKDVYKDEIASLRVEVALVTFGPVRLTQDFVTIDEFLSPRLTADGVTPMGEAIEYALDLMEQRKETYKNNGVQYYRPWVFLITDGAPTDSWHNAAQRIREMEAQRRMLFFAVGVAGADMNKLRQIALPERPPVLLNGLDFTSIFQWLSTSMKRVSGSKVGGSMVALPAVGWGQITT; this is encoded by the coding sequence ATGCCTATTGGATTACCAGAATTTGTGGAAAATCCCGAACCACGTTGCCCAGTAATTTTGTTGTGCGATACATCTGGTTCGATGCAAGGAGAACCAATAAATGCTTTAAATACTGGTTTAGCTGCTTTCCAGAAGGATGTGTATAAAGATGAAATTGCATCTTTACGAGTAGAAGTTGCCCTGGTGACATTTGGCCCTGTGCGCTTAACTCAGGATTTTGTAACTATTGATGAGTTTTTATCCCCTAGACTGACTGCCGATGGTGTTACTCCAATGGGAGAAGCGATCGAATATGCTTTGGATTTAATGGAACAACGCAAAGAAACCTATAAAAATAATGGGGTTCAATATTATCGCCCTTGGGTGTTCTTAATTACCGATGGCGCACCTACAGACAGTTGGCACAATGCGGCACAAAGAATCAGAGAAATGGAAGCACAACGTAGAATGCTGTTTTTTGCTGTGGGTGTAGCAGGAGCAGATATGAACAAACTACGACAAATTGCTTTGCCCGAACGTCCTCCCGTACTGCTTAACGGTTTGGATTTTACCTCAATATTCCAATGGTTATCTACCTCCATGAAACGAGTTTCAGGTAGTAAGGTAGGTGGTTCGATGGTGGCTTTACCTGCGGTTGGTTGGGGTCAAATTACTACATAA
- a CDS encoding SUMF1/EgtB/PvdO family nonheme iron enzyme, with protein MKLASIQFRRQSIAAALAQTRQLSLDLFAQINELDESLFFQQAQPEFSPIGWHFGHIAFTEAYWILECLAGLPPSFSKYQRLFAADGLPKHERQNLPSPAIIKDYLHTVRAKTLDYLATAPLGQQERLWRWLVQHESQHGETISFILQLHQQRKYSLFLIDFGKSKSQITSDSIALSLNNYDEMVRVEAGELIMGSNAIAALDNERPAHKLYLDTYWIDRYPVTCGQYSQFIAADGYQKPQYWSKSGWQWLQQNPVSQPLYWSNSSDWLDHPVCGVSYYEAEAYANFAHKRLPTEAEWSKAALGSSLTCNHSRLIGHTTPVTTYPNRSKYGCQDMLGNVWEWTASWFAGYPGFAHYPYQGYSEIYFDGQHRVLRGGSWATSSASLRTSFRNWYHPEVRQIFAGFRCVKDR; from the coding sequence TTGAAGTTAGCCTCAATTCAATTTCGTAGACAATCTATTGCAGCTGCATTAGCACAAACCCGTCAACTTTCCCTGGATTTATTTGCCCAAATAAATGAATTAGATGAATCGCTATTTTTTCAGCAGGCACAGCCAGAGTTTAGTCCGATTGGCTGGCATTTCGGTCATATTGCCTTTACTGAAGCTTACTGGATTTTAGAATGTCTGGCTGGTTTACCTCCTAGCTTTTCTAAGTATCAGCGTTTATTTGCTGCTGATGGATTACCAAAGCATGAGCGTCAAAACCTACCTAGTCCAGCAATTATTAAAGATTATCTACACACTGTTAGGGCTAAAACTTTAGACTATTTAGCAACTGCACCCCTTGGACAACAGGAGCGTCTTTGGCGATGGTTAGTTCAACATGAAAGCCAACACGGAGAAACTATTTCTTTCATCTTGCAACTGCATCAACAGCGCAAGTACAGCCTATTCTTAATTGATTTTGGTAAATCTAAATCACAAATAACCTCTGATTCGATCGCGCTTTCACTTAACAATTATGATGAAATGGTCAGAGTTGAGGCAGGAGAATTGATTATGGGTAGCAATGCGATCGCCGCATTAGACAATGAACGTCCTGCTCATAAGTTATATTTAGATACTTATTGGATCGATCGCTATCCTGTCACCTGTGGTCAATACTCTCAGTTTATCGCTGCTGACGGTTATCAAAAGCCTCAATACTGGTCAAAATCAGGTTGGCAATGGTTGCAACAAAATCCCGTTTCCCAGCCTTTGTACTGGTCTAATTCTTCAGACTGGCTAGATCATCCTGTATGTGGCGTTAGTTACTACGAAGCCGAAGCTTATGCTAATTTTGCCCATAAAAGACTACCTACAGAAGCCGAATGGTCAAAAGCTGCTTTGGGATCATCTTTGACTTGCAACCACAGTCGTTTAATTGGACATACTACTCCTGTAACCACTTATCCAAACCGCAGCAAATATGGTTGTCAAGATATGCTGGGTAACGTTTGGGAATGGACCGCTTCTTGGTTTGCTGGTTATCCAGGATTTGCGCATTATCCCTATCAAGGCTATTCAGAAATTTATTTTGATGGGCAACATCGAGTATTAAGGGGAGGTAGTTGGGCAACCAGTAGCGCATCTTTGAGAACTAGTTTCCGCAATTGGTATCATCCCGAAGTTAGACAGATATTTGCTGGCTTTCGTTGTGTAAAAGATCGATAG
- a CDS encoding PDZ domain-containing protein codes for MPKVYVLGDIKLENILVNDRPMTAVIDTDSFQVRNPQSSKVYRCTVDSEGFTPPELLSKDFDTSNQTEIHDRFRLGVLIHYLLFGYHPFFGNWTGVGESPEQTELIKQGYWYAAYNSPIRASKTTIPLDVVHPELKKLFLKCFNEGHTKPHLRPTALDWHNTLEVAVNELTVCNQVDSHHYSKHYGKCCWCDRVANLGVDIFPGGIGKARIPSKKSETIKYQKDDRALGDITQKYFPKKPPSSSSQTTHQNYQSKSQVFKQNSTQLSQVAQTAPSIIVKHKNKLLIASAAILVAFSKIAIYGLTTSYLQTKAEEKQAEAEKQQLPQQRDLAEREIEEYIVGAGISLTKDKNKFPMVTEVFKDSSAYKKGIKVDDRILKVNGKSTANKDLDYVTSLIRGEVNTQVTLKIARLGQKNQNFKLTRSRFRNDNIAESYFNRGNIRLDLKDYRAAIEDYTQAILLNSDYADAYNNRGDILHNHLGDRQGAIRDFQKAANLGDEVARKNLKIIQGE; via the coding sequence ATGCCAAAGGTATATGTCTTGGGAGATATCAAGCTAGAGAACATTCTTGTAAACGATCGCCCTATGACTGCGGTAATTGATACTGATTCCTTTCAGGTACGAAATCCCCAATCTAGTAAAGTATATCGCTGTACCGTAGATTCCGAAGGCTTTACTCCTCCCGAACTCTTAAGCAAAGACTTTGACACTAGCAATCAAACCGAAATACACGATCGCTTTCGCTTGGGAGTATTAATTCATTATCTACTATTTGGCTATCATCCTTTTTTTGGAAACTGGACTGGTGTAGGGGAATCTCCCGAACAAACTGAATTAATTAAACAAGGCTATTGGTATGCTGCTTATAATAGTCCGATCCGCGCTAGCAAAACTACCATCCCCCTCGATGTCGTTCATCCAGAACTTAAAAAGCTATTTCTCAAATGTTTTAACGAAGGACATACAAAACCTCATCTACGCCCTACTGCTTTAGATTGGCACAACACTTTAGAGGTTGCAGTTAATGAACTAACTGTTTGTAACCAAGTGGATAGTCATCATTATAGTAAGCATTATGGTAAATGTTGTTGGTGCGATCGCGTTGCTAATCTAGGGGTTGATATTTTTCCTGGTGGGATTGGAAAAGCTAGAATTCCCTCGAAAAAGAGTGAAACTATAAAATATCAGAAAGATGATCGAGCATTAGGTGACATTACACAAAAGTACTTTCCGAAAAAACCACCTTCTTCTTCATCTCAAACAACACATCAAAATTATCAATCTAAGTCACAAGTATTCAAACAGAATTCTACGCAGCTATCACAAGTAGCTCAAACAGCACCTTCAATAATCGTCAAACATAAAAATAAATTGTTAATTGCTAGTGCTGCAATTTTAGTTGCATTTTCAAAAATCGCAATTTATGGACTTACGACATCTTATTTACAAACCAAAGCAGAAGAAAAGCAAGCTGAAGCTGAAAAACAACAATTGCCGCAGCAGCGAGATTTGGCTGAAAGAGAAATAGAAGAATATATCGTCGGGGCAGGAATTTCACTAACAAAAGATAAAAATAAATTTCCTATGGTTACCGAAGTTTTCAAAGATTCCTCAGCTTATAAGAAAGGTATTAAAGTAGACGACAGAATCTTGAAAGTAAATGGTAAATCTACTGCTAACAAAGATTTAGATTATGTAACTAGTCTAATTCGTGGCGAAGTTAATACTCAAGTTACTTTGAAAATAGCTCGTCTAGGGCAAAAAAATCAAAACTTCAAGCTAACTCGTTCTCGCTTCCGTAACGATAATATTGCTGAATCCTATTTCAATAGAGGCAATATTCGCTTGGACTTAAAAGATTATCGAGCAGCTATTGAAGATTATACACAAGCTATCCTTCTCAATTCAGATTATGCCGATGCTTATAACAATCGAGGTGATATTCTTCATAATCATTTAGGAGATAGGCAAGGGGCAATTAGAGACTTTCAAAAAGCTGCTAATCTTGGCGACGAAGTAGCTAGAAAAAATCTTAAAATTATTCAAGGAGAATAA